Below is a genomic region from Borrelia sp. P9F1.
ATAGAATCTCTATCAAGTTCAACTCTGTCTAGCATACCACTCTTGCTTCGCTTATTTAACCTACTCATTATCCGATCAATAGATGAATCAATGAAAAATATTACCTCAGGCAAGGGAAAAGGTGAATCAAGCAGATTTGCAGGATTTCCTTGATACACAACACTAGAGAGTAAATATCTATCACATATTACCTTATGACCAGAACAGGGTGGGGCATTAAGCAGTAAAGATGCCACACCTCCCTCTCCATATATATGTTCCTCTCTATCGGCAAAAAGCAAGTATTCTATTGTTTTATTTGAAAATAAAGGCGTCTCTCTTCTAAGCTCTTCTCTTATAAGAGTACCAATGGGACCCTCAGTAGGTTCTTTTGTGAAATGGTAATTAAACTTACCAACACACAGGTCCT
It encodes:
- the tmk gene encoding dTMP kinase, coding for MNRCRLLSNFYVLEGVDGVGKTSIIDAIKDLCVGKFNYHFTKEPTEGPIGTLIREELRRETPLFSNKTIEYLLFADREEHIYGEGGVASLLLNAPPCSGHKVICDRYLLSSVVYQGNPANLLDSPFPLPEVIFFIDSSIDRIMSRLNKRSKSGMLDRVELDRDSIIKIRNRYVDVINRINFSHLRTKLVVLENNVPNDIKFNAKEIIKATSNQGYLDYLVKQTPCKLA